A stretch of Parvimonas micra DNA encodes these proteins:
- the pfkA gene encoding 6-phosphofructokinase: protein MKKIAILTSGGDSPGMNPVIRAVVRTCIYHNVRIYGVKFGYDGLIKGNIFEMNVSSVADIIQKGGTILGSARSKEFMTKEGQEKAVKSLKDNGIEGLVVLGGDGTFRGANVLSKYGIKTIAIPCTIDNDMGYTDYTIGFFTSVNTVIDAISKLRDTSSSHGRANILEVMGRKCGDIALNSGLAGGAESIIVPEVDFDIDKVCNKIISGRKRGKLHHIIVLTEGILSPYELKKQIQEKTKIDTRVTVLGHIQRGGTPSSFDRIIASQMGSMSVKLLLKEQTNLALAFKNNNIEYITIEDAVSSKKIFNKDLYDIVDELSI from the coding sequence TTGAAAAAAATTGCTATTCTTACTAGTGGTGGAGATTCTCCAGGAATGAATCCAGTAATAAGAGCTGTTGTAAGAACTTGTATATATCATAATGTTAGAATATATGGTGTAAAATTTGGTTATGATGGCCTTATTAAAGGAAATATTTTTGAGATGAATGTGTCTAGTGTTGCAGATATAATTCAAAAAGGTGGTACTATATTAGGTAGTGCTAGAAGTAAAGAGTTTATGACTAAAGAAGGTCAAGAAAAAGCAGTTAAAAGCTTAAAAGATAATGGTATTGAAGGACTTGTAGTTTTAGGAGGAGATGGTACTTTTCGTGGCGCTAATGTTTTAAGCAAATATGGTATAAAGACTATTGCTATACCTTGTACTATTGATAATGATATGGGATATACTGATTATACAATTGGATTTTTTACTTCAGTAAATACAGTTATCGACGCTATTTCAAAACTTCGTGATACATCTTCTTCTCATGGAAGAGCTAATATTTTAGAAGTTATGGGAAGAAAATGTGGTGATATTGCTCTAAATTCAGGATTAGCTGGTGGAGCTGAAAGTATAATAGTTCCAGAAGTCGATTTTGATATAGATAAAGTTTGTAATAAAATTATATCTGGTAGGAAAAGAGGTAAATTACACCATATCATAGTTTTAACTGAAGGTATTTTAAGCCCTTATGAGCTTAAAAAACAGATTCAAGAAAAAACGAAAATTGATACAAGGGTTACTGTACTAGGACATATCCAAAGAGGAGGTACTCCAAGCTCATTTGACAGAATAATAGCAAGTCAAATGGGAAGTATGTCTGTTAAATTATTGTTGAAAGAACAAACTAATTTAGCTTTAGCTTTTAAAAATAATAATATTGAGTATATTACTATAGAAGATGCTGTATCTAGCAAAAAAATATTTAATAAAGATTTATATGATATAGTTGATGAACTATCTATTTAG
- the dnaE gene encoding DNA polymerase III subunit alpha: MANDFVHLNVHTEYSLLNNYNPMEKLIDKAKELNFKAMAITDYNNMYGVIDFYKRCKKNSIKPIIGCELTLSYPNNEFYNIILLAKNNQGYKNLCKLVSNLYIIENRNREYITFDELEKFSKNLILIVGSKRSFIRKCLYLDDTLNAKNEILNFKSIFNKEDLFLELNFHFEENDELMINKYLELANEVNVETVVTNDVHYLENTDFNLFNIARCISKGILLSELKEDTFTQAEYYLKSEEEMLKIFSQLKDSMYNTKMIAQRCNVEFDFSKYHLPEYKVPDGVSTKEDYLHSIIIEGMKKRYENITDEIKKRVNHEFSVINKMGFTDYFLIVWDFVNFAKKNKIPVGPGRGSGANSIVAYCLEITDIDPIEYELIFERFLNPERISMPDFDIDFCNERREEVIDYVIRKYGKNHVSQIVTFGTMKPRAAVRDIGRVLGYKLSTVDKVAKLIPNNLDVTFKNALKDSLELKKLYDEDVNIKKLINTSEKFEKFHRHISIHAAGIVITKEELTEYVPLSKSGDNIVTQFNMIELEELGLLKMDFLGLRTLTVIDDTIRLVQKNYNREIDIEKISLSDKNVLNLFKTADTIGIFQFESTGMRLFLKDLKADNFDELVAANSLFRPGPMNQIPNYIKNKNNPNSIRYLDKRLEKYLKSTYGIIVYQEQVMQIARELAGYTWGQADNLRKAIGKKHMDIMEYNRKIFIYGLDDLDGSIKIKGCVRNGVDEKLAQNIFDLIVEFGNYAFNKSHSACYSLNAYRTAYLKYYYPLEYMVSLLNSVINYERQFFQYFQEIKRMGIKILLPSVNYSYYKISTENKCMRIGFSQIKGFNRLLAKDIEEERKNGEFKSFKEFLERLKNSKNMSLQSIENLVKSGAFDEIDEKRVEILNSLETLFTQIVSKSKNELSGQLSLISSDFMHEKYVKSEKFLKDDMLEYEKDVLGFYISSHPLDEYKDYIKSKNSMKLIDLKVLDKGIYNVIVYINSIKLRRNKKNKMLKTINVEDFTSSIEILDVKDLDIIKGKIYEISIKVSINSFGNTNFTVIDAREVDSIYSKKLYIKIENFDNSIKKKLSEFSEKYGGINNVILYITNNHKTLRLENKFDLKNENLIVELENIFGKDCFRIN; this comes from the coding sequence TTGGCTAATGATTTTGTACATTTGAATGTTCATACTGAGTATAGTTTGTTGAACAATTATAATCCAATGGAAAAATTAATAGATAAAGCTAAAGAATTAAATTTTAAAGCTATGGCTATTACAGATTATAACAATATGTATGGCGTTATTGATTTTTATAAAAGATGTAAAAAGAATTCAATAAAACCTATTATTGGTTGTGAGTTAACTTTGTCATACCCAAATAATGAATTTTATAATATAATATTATTAGCTAAGAATAATCAAGGATATAAAAATTTATGTAAATTAGTGTCTAATTTATATATTATTGAAAATAGAAATAGAGAATATATAACATTTGATGAATTAGAAAAATTCTCAAAAAATTTAATATTAATTGTTGGTTCTAAAAGAAGTTTTATTAGAAAATGTCTATATTTAGACGATACTTTAAACGCTAAGAATGAAATTTTAAATTTCAAAAGTATATTCAATAAAGAGGATTTATTTCTAGAATTGAATTTTCATTTTGAAGAAAATGATGAGTTAATGATAAACAAATATTTGGAACTTGCAAATGAAGTAAACGTTGAGACTGTTGTAACTAATGATGTTCATTATTTAGAAAATACAGATTTTAATTTATTTAATATAGCAAGATGTATATCAAAAGGTATTTTATTATCTGAACTTAAAGAAGATACTTTTACTCAAGCAGAATACTATTTAAAAAGTGAAGAAGAAATGTTAAAAATATTTTCTCAATTAAAAGATTCTATGTATAATACTAAAATGATTGCTCAAAGATGTAATGTTGAATTTGACTTTTCAAAGTATCATTTACCTGAATATAAAGTACCTGATGGAGTTAGTACAAAGGAAGATTATTTACATAGTATAATCATAGAAGGTATGAAAAAAAGATATGAAAATATCACTGATGAAATTAAAAAAAGAGTTAATCATGAATTTTCAGTAATAAATAAAATGGGATTTACTGATTATTTTCTTATTGTTTGGGATTTTGTAAATTTTGCTAAAAAAAATAAAATTCCAGTTGGACCTGGTAGAGGTTCAGGTGCAAATTCAATTGTTGCATACTGCTTGGAGATAACTGATATTGATCCAATAGAATATGAATTAATATTTGAAAGATTTTTAAATCCTGAAAGAATTTCAATGCCTGATTTTGACATAGATTTTTGCAACGAAAGAAGAGAAGAAGTCATAGACTATGTAATTAGAAAGTATGGGAAAAACCACGTTTCACAAATTGTTACCTTTGGAACTATGAAACCAAGAGCAGCAGTAAGAGATATTGGCAGAGTTTTAGGTTATAAATTATCAACTGTTGATAAGGTAGCAAAACTTATTCCAAATAATTTAGACGTTACTTTTAAAAATGCATTAAAAGATAGTTTGGAATTAAAAAAGTTATATGACGAAGATGTAAATATAAAAAAACTTATTAATACTTCTGAAAAATTTGAAAAATTTCATAGACATATATCAATACATGCAGCGGGTATTGTTATAACTAAGGAAGAACTTACAGAGTATGTTCCGCTATCTAAAAGTGGAGATAATATAGTAACACAATTCAATATGATAGAGTTGGAAGAACTTGGGCTTTTAAAGATGGATTTTTTAGGACTTAGAACTCTAACAGTAATTGATGATACTATAAGACTTGTTCAAAAAAATTACAATAGAGAGATTGATATTGAAAAAATATCGTTAAGTGACAAGAATGTTTTAAATTTATTTAAGACAGCTGATACAATTGGCATATTCCAATTTGAAAGTACAGGTATGAGATTGTTCTTAAAAGATTTAAAAGCAGATAATTTCGATGAGTTGGTTGCTGCAAATTCTCTTTTTAGACCAGGTCCGATGAATCAAATACCTAATTACATTAAAAATAAAAATAATCCTAATAGTATTCGATATTTGGATAAGCGTTTAGAAAAATATTTAAAATCCACTTATGGAATTATTGTATATCAAGAACAAGTTATGCAGATTGCAAGAGAATTAGCAGGATATACTTGGGGTCAAGCAGATAATTTGCGAAAAGCCATTGGTAAAAAACATATGGATATAATGGAATATAATAGGAAGATATTTATTTATGGTCTAGATGATTTAGATGGAAGCATTAAAATAAAAGGTTGTGTAAGAAATGGTGTGGATGAGAAGCTTGCTCAAAATATTTTTGATTTAATAGTTGAGTTTGGTAACTACGCTTTTAATAAATCACATAGTGCTTGCTATTCATTAAATGCTTATAGAACTGCTTATTTAAAATATTATTATCCATTAGAATATATGGTAAGTCTTTTAAATTCTGTTATAAATTATGAAAGACAATTTTTCCAATATTTTCAAGAAATTAAAAGGATGGGAATAAAGATTTTACTTCCAAGTGTTAATTATAGTTACTATAAGATAAGTACTGAAAATAAGTGTATGAGAATTGGTTTCTCTCAAATTAAAGGATTTAATAGGCTTTTAGCTAAAGATATTGAAGAAGAAAGAAAAAATGGAGAGTTTAAAAGTTTTAAAGAATTTTTAGAAAGATTGAAAAATTCAAAGAATATGAGCTTGCAATCAATTGAAAATTTAGTAAAGTCTGGAGCTTTTGATGAAATAGATGAAAAAAGAGTTGAAATTCTAAATTCTTTGGAGACATTATTTACTCAAATAGTATCTAAAAGTAAAAATGAATTATCGGGACAACTTTCCTTAATAAGTTCAGATTTTATGCATGAAAAATATGTTAAGTCTGAAAAATTTTTAAAAGACGATATGTTAGAATATGAAAAAGATGTTTTAGGATTTTATATTTCTTCACATCCACTAGATGAATATAAAGATTATATTAAGTCTAAAAATAGTATGAAGTTAATTGATTTAAAAGTTTTAGATAAAGGTATCTATAATGTAATAGTTTATATTAACTCTATTAAACTTAGAAGAAATAAAAAAAATAAGATGCTAAAAACAATTAATGTAGAAGATTTTACAAGTAGTATAGAGATTTTAGATGTTAAAGATTTAGATATTATTAAAGGAAAAATTTATGAAATATCGATTAAAGTTTCTATAAATTCATTTGGGAATACTAATTTTACTGTAATTGATGCTAGAGAAGTAGATAGTATATATTCTAAGAAACTATATATAAAAATTGAAAATTTTGATAATAGTATAAAGAAAAAATTAAGTGAATTTTCTGAAAAATATGGTGGAATAAATAATGTAATTTTGTATATAACTAACAATCATAAAACTTTAAGATTAGAAAATAAGTTTGATTTAAAAAATGAAAATTTAATTGTTGAATTAGAAAATATTTTTGGAAAAGACTGTTTTCGTATCAATTAA
- a CDS encoding GrdX family protein has product MKFTLVTNNIDLYEKVKNKKDLDIIFDEKYTYGDILDIVKKKLQNGFELSTHPLCGSIKPNETPYRSILITKTKELDVNGIIIIDEAIETYKKFQSNMKTPLWIDRVLRDFRYVDCNILVQTIEKLGIE; this is encoded by the coding sequence ATGAAATTTACATTAGTAACTAATAATATTGACTTATATGAAAAAGTGAAAAATAAGAAAGATTTAGACATAATATTTGATGAAAAATATACATATGGAGACATATTAGATATAGTTAAGAAAAAACTTCAAAATGGATTTGAGCTTTCAACTCATCCACTTTGTGGTAGTATAAAACCTAATGAAACACCATACAGATCTATATTAATTACTAAAACAAAAGAACTTGATGTTAATGGAATTATAATTATCGATGAAGCTATTGAAACATACAAAAAATTTCAAAGCAATATGAAAACGCCTCTATGGATAGATAGAGTTCTAAGAGACTTTAGATATGTAGATTGTAACATATTAGTACAAACTATTGAAAAATTAGGAATAGAATAA
- a CDS encoding hemolysin family protein — protein MDSGPEVYFQIFILILLTLVNAFFAASEMAIVSMDKKKLLTLSEQGNKRAIKVEKLLKEPSKFLSTIQVGITFAGFFTSASAAVGLSDKFGKVLSNLSVPFAYRVSFVLITVILAFFSLVFGELVPKRIALQNAEKFALFSVGTINFVYKIMSPFVYLLSLSTNIVLKIFSVPTSGVEAQVTLEEIKSIVEVGQEQGIINPTEREMIDGVISFDDVLAEEVMTARTEVFMIDIDEPDKDFETLMQMRYSRVPVYEDDIDNIIGILYIKDFFLEAYKVGFDNIDIRSILRPAYFIPERKNINDLFLELKNSRNQMAVLIDEYGGFTGIVTMEDLIEEVMGEIDDEYDKKTNPSIKKIDDRHFIATGACEIEDVNNACNLKLDENSEDYDTLGGMLMYLLGYIPNDGEKLIVEDNGVIYNILSIYEHRVKKVRIILPKEEVVEKDEDEEKNSDE, from the coding sequence ATGGATAGTGGACCCGAGGTCTATTTTCAGATTTTTATTTTAATTTTATTAACTTTAGTTAATGCTTTTTTTGCTGCATCTGAAATGGCAATAGTTTCTATGGACAAGAAAAAGTTATTAACTTTGTCAGAACAAGGAAATAAGAGAGCGATTAAAGTTGAAAAACTTTTAAAAGAGCCTTCGAAGTTTTTATCAACTATTCAAGTTGGTATCACTTTTGCTGGTTTCTTTACATCAGCTTCTGCTGCAGTTGGACTATCAGATAAGTTTGGAAAAGTATTATCAAATTTATCAGTTCCTTTTGCGTATAGAGTTTCTTTTGTTTTAATTACAGTCATATTGGCATTCTTTAGTTTAGTATTTGGTGAACTTGTGCCTAAAAGAATAGCATTACAAAATGCAGAAAAATTTGCTTTATTTTCTGTTGGGACAATAAATTTTGTTTATAAAATAATGAGTCCGTTTGTTTATTTGCTATCTTTATCTACTAATATAGTGTTAAAGATTTTTTCAGTTCCTACAAGTGGAGTTGAAGCACAGGTTACTCTAGAAGAGATAAAATCAATTGTTGAAGTAGGACAAGAACAAGGAATAATCAATCCTACAGAGCGTGAAATGATAGATGGTGTTATATCTTTTGATGATGTATTAGCTGAAGAAGTAATGACAGCAAGAACTGAAGTATTTATGATTGATATTGATGAACCTGATAAAGATTTTGAAACTTTAATGCAAATGAGGTATTCAAGAGTGCCAGTTTATGAAGATGATATTGATAATATAATTGGTATTTTATATATTAAAGACTTTTTCTTAGAAGCTTATAAAGTAGGATTTGATAATATTGATATTCGTTCTATTTTAAGACCAGCTTATTTTATTCCAGAGAGAAAAAATATAAATGATTTATTTCTTGAACTTAAAAATTCAAGAAATCAAATGGCTGTATTAATTGATGAATATGGTGGTTTTACGGGAATTGTCACTATGGAAGATTTAATTGAGGAAGTTATGGGTGAAATTGATGACGAATATGATAAGAAAACTAATCCTTCAATCAAAAAGATAGATGATAGACATTTTATTGCAACTGGAGCATGTGAAATTGAGGATGTAAATAATGCTTGTAATTTAAAACTTGATGAAAATTCAGAAGATTATGATACATTAGGTGGTATGCTTATGTATCTATTAGGATATATACCTAATGATGGAGAGAAGCTTATTGTTGAAGATAATGGTGTTATTTATAATATATTATCTATTTATGAACATAGAGTTAAGAAAGTTAGAATAATTCTTCCTAAAGAAGAAGTTGTAGAAAAGGATGAAGATGAAGAAAAAAATTCTGACGAATAA
- a CDS encoding sodium-translocating pyrophosphatase: MDTNLIFYCAIAVGIVALVFAYIKYLSITKIEPGNERMKEISGYIQEGAMAFLVREYKYLAIFVVVVAIILGVAINLLTAVCFLAGSICSILAGYFGMKAATKANVRTANAAKEYGMGKALQTAFSGGAVMGLSVVGLGILGMTVCYFLVGDVNIVTGFSFGASSIALFGRVGGGIYTKAADVGADLVGKVEAGIPEDDPRNPAVIADNVGDNVGDVAGMGADLFESYVGSILSGITLGSVAFGKEGIIFALALAAAGILASLVGLFCVRGDKDPQKSLNMGTIVSSVLTIIVTYFLSKQILGNNSAFISSVAGILVGLIISQFTEYYTSGDKKPVQHIAEESETGSSTNIISGLAVGMKSTAGPIVVIAIGILVSYMASNGFANAGQGLYGISVAAIGMLSTCGMTIAVDAYGPIADNAGGIAEMCELPHEVRNITDKLDSVGNTTAAIGKGFAIGSAALTALALFASYTQAVGLEKIDVTKPQVVAGMFIGGMLPFLFSALTMEAVGNAANEMIQEVRRQFKTIPGIMEGTGTPDYRKCVDISTMAALKQMIIPGLLAVVVPVLVGILIGAEALGGLLAGSLVTGVLMAIFMSNAGGAWDNAKKYIEEGHHGGKGSDPHKAAVVGDTVGDPFKDTSGPSLNILIKLMTVVALVFAQVILNYGGMLIK, from the coding sequence ATGGATACTAATTTGATTTTTTATTGTGCAATTGCCGTTGGTATTGTTGCGCTAGTATTTGCTTATATTAAATATTTAAGCATTACAAAAATTGAACCTGGTAATGAAAGAATGAAAGAAATATCAGGTTATATTCAAGAAGGCGCTATGGCTTTCTTAGTTCGTGAATATAAGTATTTAGCTATATTCGTTGTTGTTGTTGCAATTATTTTAGGGGTAGCCATTAATTTACTTACAGCAGTTTGTTTCTTAGCTGGCTCAATTTGTTCAATTTTAGCAGGATATTTCGGAATGAAAGCTGCTACTAAAGCAAATGTTAGAACTGCAAATGCTGCTAAAGAATACGGAATGGGAAAAGCACTTCAAACTGCATTTTCAGGAGGAGCAGTAATGGGACTTTCTGTAGTTGGATTAGGTATTCTAGGGATGACAGTTTGCTACTTCTTAGTAGGAGACGTTAATATTGTAACTGGATTCAGTTTTGGTGCTTCATCTATAGCATTGTTCGGAAGAGTAGGTGGTGGTATTTATACTAAAGCTGCTGACGTTGGTGCTGACCTTGTAGGAAAGGTTGAAGCTGGAATTCCTGAAGATGATCCAAGAAACCCTGCTGTTATAGCTGATAATGTAGGAGATAATGTAGGGGACGTTGCTGGTATGGGAGCTGACCTTTTTGAATCTTATGTAGGGTCTATACTTTCTGGTATTACATTAGGTTCTGTTGCTTTTGGTAAAGAAGGTATTATATTTGCGTTAGCTCTTGCTGCAGCTGGTATCTTAGCATCATTAGTTGGCCTATTCTGCGTAAGAGGGGATAAAGATCCACAAAAATCTTTAAATATGGGAACTATTGTTAGTTCAGTATTAACTATTATAGTTACATATTTCTTAAGTAAACAAATTTTAGGAAATAACTCAGCATTTATTTCTTCAGTTGCTGGTATTTTAGTAGGATTAATTATTTCTCAATTTACTGAATACTATACTTCAGGAGATAAAAAACCTGTTCAACATATTGCAGAAGAATCAGAAACTGGTTCATCAACTAATATAATTTCTGGTTTAGCTGTTGGAATGAAGTCAACTGCTGGTCCTATTGTAGTAATAGCAATAGGTATTTTAGTATCATATATGGCATCAAATGGATTTGCTAATGCTGGTCAAGGATTATATGGGATTTCTGTTGCTGCTATAGGAATGCTTTCTACTTGTGGTATGACTATTGCTGTTGATGCTTATGGTCCAATTGCTGATAATGCTGGTGGTATTGCAGAAATGTGTGAATTACCTCATGAAGTTAGAAATATTACAGACAAATTAGATTCTGTTGGTAATACTACAGCTGCTATTGGTAAAGGATTTGCGATTGGTTCAGCTGCCTTAACTGCTTTAGCATTGTTTGCATCATATACTCAAGCAGTAGGATTGGAAAAAATAGATGTTACTAAACCTCAAGTAGTTGCAGGAATGTTCATTGGTGGTATGTTACCATTCTTATTCTCAGCTTTAACTATGGAAGCTGTTGGAAATGCTGCTAATGAAATGATTCAAGAAGTTAGAAGACAATTTAAAACTATTCCTGGAATTATGGAAGGAACTGGAACTCCAGATTATAGAAAATGTGTTGATATTTCTACAATGGCAGCATTAAAACAAATGATTATTCCTGGATTATTAGCAGTAGTAGTTCCAGTATTAGTCGGTATTTTAATTGGAGCAGAAGCTCTTGGTGGATTATTAGCTGGATCTTTAGTTACAGGTGTTTTAATGGCAATCTTTATGTCAAATGCTGGTGGAGCATGGGATAATGCTAAAAAGTACATTGAAGAAGGTCATCATGGTGGTAAAGGTTCAGATCCTCATAAAGCAGCGGTTGTTGGGGATACTGTAGGGGATCCATTTAAGGATACTTCAGGTCCATCATTAAACATTTTAATTAAGTTAATGACTGTAGTAGCATTAGTGTTTGCTCAAGTTATTTTAAACTATGGTGGAATGTTAATAAAATAA
- the secG gene encoding preprotein translocase subunit SecG yields the protein MQVLMEIILFVASIVIILAVLMQESKSDGVASLTAETNISGKGGKKSKDAVLSQITIIASVVFFIVAIAMAAIK from the coding sequence ATGCAAGTTTTAATGGAAATAATATTATTCGTTGCTAGTATTGTTATAATATTAGCAGTGTTAATGCAAGAATCTAAGTCTGACGGTGTTGCGTCTTTAACAGCTGAAACTAATATTTCTGGAAAAGGCGGAAAAAAATCTAAAGATGCTGTGTTAAGCCAAATTACTATTATAGCATCAGTTGTGTTTTTTATAGTAGCTATTGCTATGGCTGCGATTAAATAA
- a CDS encoding peptidylprolyl isomerase → MESKVMAIVNGVEILESDIDRFIELMGNRAMPYNNPEGRKQLCEELVKQELIIQDCYNRKLDESEAFVKEINEIKRSILAKHFLNELFENIHATDEEIKEYYEENKNIFKSKYTFKAKHILVESEEKANELKDLCNKGEKFEELAKEHSMCPSKEVGGDLGEFSQGQMVLEFENACIDAEVGKVTAPVKTQFGYHLIKLESKTNPEQLDLESVRDEIEKSIIKAKEQVAYVKKMDALMKDSKIERKY, encoded by the coding sequence ATGGAAAGTAAAGTAATGGCAATTGTAAACGGAGTTGAAATTTTAGAAAGTGATATTGACAGATTTATAGAATTAATGGGAAATAGAGCAATGCCATATAATAATCCTGAAGGTAGAAAACAATTATGTGAAGAATTAGTTAAACAAGAACTTATAATTCAAGATTGCTATAATAGGAAGTTAGATGAAAGTGAAGCATTTGTTAAAGAAATTAATGAAATTAAACGTTCAATTTTAGCAAAACATTTTTTAAATGAATTATTTGAAAATATTCATGCTACTGATGAAGAAATAAAAGAGTATTATGAAGAAAATAAAAATATTTTTAAGAGTAAATATACTTTTAAGGCAAAACATATTTTGGTTGAAAGTGAAGAAAAAGCTAATGAACTAAAAGATCTTTGTAATAAAGGTGAAAAATTTGAAGAATTAGCTAAAGAACATTCTATGTGCCCATCTAAAGAAGTAGGTGGAGATTTGGGAGAATTTAGTCAAGGACAAATGGTATTAGAATTTGAAAATGCATGTATAGATGCAGAAGTTGGAAAAGTTACTGCTCCTGTAAAAACACAATTTGGTTATCATTTAATTAAACTTGAATCAAAAACAAATCCCGAACAACTAGATTTAGAATCAGTTAGAGATGAAATTGAGAAAAGTATAATAAAAGCTAAAGAACAAGTAGCTTATGTGAAAAAAATGGATGCTTTAATGAAGGATAGTAAGATAGAAAGAAAATATTAA
- a CDS encoding CvfB family protein, which translates to MYNLGEFQKLIIKRFKNNGAYIGLKDVKNEKLDILLPKKEVLETDKVDDEIEVFVYKDNQSRFVATRKKTKISLGKLETLEVMDISKIGAFLDWGLEKELFLPFKEQTMKLEKGRKYLVALYIDKSERLCATMKIRDYLTSDSPYKEGEWVEGIVYSIHKDYGAFVAVDKKYDAMIENKDIIGVLEIGEPINFRISKVKKDGRLNLVLKNLSHVEINDNAEILFNIIKNRGGFLDLNDKSEPEKIKEICGMSKSSFKKAVGRLLKNKKIQFEGNGIKLI; encoded by the coding sequence ATGTATAATTTAGGTGAATTTCAGAAGTTGATTATAAAGCGTTTTAAAAATAACGGAGCTTATATAGGACTAAAAGATGTAAAAAATGAAAAACTTGATATATTGTTACCTAAGAAAGAAGTTTTAGAAACAGATAAAGTTGATGATGAAATTGAAGTTTTTGTTTATAAAGACAATCAGTCTAGGTTTGTTGCTACGAGGAAAAAAACAAAAATATCTTTAGGAAAATTAGAAACTTTAGAGGTAATGGATATTTCAAAAATTGGAGCTTTTTTGGATTGGGGTCTTGAAAAAGAATTGTTTTTGCCTTTTAAAGAGCAAACTATGAAACTCGAAAAAGGAAGGAAATATTTAGTTGCATTATACATAGATAAATCAGAAAGACTTTGTGCAACAATGAAAATAAGAGATTATTTGACATCAGATTCTCCTTATAAGGAAGGTGAGTGGGTTGAAGGAATTGTTTATTCAATCCATAAAGACTATGGTGCTTTCGTTGCTGTAGATAAAAAATATGATGCTATGATTGAAAATAAAGATATTATTGGCGTTTTAGAAATTGGAGAACCTATTAATTTTAGGATTTCAAAAGTAAAAAAAGATGGTCGTTTGAATTTAGTTTTAAAAAATTTATCTCATGTTGAAATAAATGATAATGCTGAAATACTTTTTAATATTATTAAAAATAGAGGCGGTTTTTTGGATTTGAATGACAAAAGTGAACCAGAAAAAATTAAGGAAATTTGTGGTATGAGTAAATCATCTTTTAAGAAAGCCGTAGGAAGATTATTAAAAAATAAAAAAATTCAATTTGAGGGAAATGGAATTAAATTAATTTAA
- the floA gene encoding flotillin-like protein FloA (flotillin-like protein involved in membrane lipid rafts) yields MPTNSIIIILVAVLVFGFFYFVPVGLWITALFSGVKVKISNLIGMKLRRVRASKIIYPLIKATKANVKINISELEAHYLAGGNVNNVVDALIAAQKANIELTFEMATAIDLAGRDVLEAVQVSVNPKVINTPKIAAVAMNGIEVIVIAKVTVRADISRLIGGAGEETIIARVGEGIVTTVGSAERHSLVLENPDAISETVLKKGLDLGTAFEILSIDIADVDIGRNIGAQLQADQAEADKKIAQAKAEERRAMAVAVEQENKAKIEEMKAKVVESESKIPLAIAKAFEDGNISVLEYEKLKNIKSDTKMRESLSE; encoded by the coding sequence ATGCCAACAAATAGTATAATTATTATTTTAGTTGCAGTTTTGGTGTTTGGTTTCTTTTATTTTGTTCCTGTAGGGCTTTGGATTACTGCTTTATTCAGTGGTGTTAAAGTTAAAATTTCTAATTTAATAGGAATGAAACTTAGAAGAGTTAGAGCGTCAAAAATAATTTATCCATTAATTAAAGCAACGAAAGCTAATGTTAAAATTAACATTTCTGAATTAGAAGCACATTATTTGGCAGGAGGAAATGTAAATAATGTTGTTGATGCTTTAATTGCTGCTCAAAAGGCTAACATCGAATTGACTTTTGAAATGGCAACAGCGATTGACCTTGCCGGACGTGATGTATTGGAAGCTGTTCAAGTTAGTGTAAATCCTAAAGTTATCAATACGCCAAAAATTGCAGCGGTTGCAATGAATGGTATTGAAGTAATAGTTATCGCAAAAGTTACTGTTAGAGCAGATATTTCAAGACTTATCGGAGGAGCTGGTGAAGAAACTATTATAGCCAGAGTAGGAGAAGGTATTGTTACTACTGTAGGTAGTGCTGAAAGACATAGTTTAGTGCTCGAAAATCCTGATGCAATTTCAGAAACAGTTTTGAAAAAAGGTTTAGATTTAGGAACTGCTTTCGAAATTTTATCTATTGATATTGCTGATGTTGATATTGGTAGAAATATAGGTGCTCAATTACAAGCTGATCAAGCAGAAGCAGATAAGAAAATAGCTCAAGCCAAAGCAGAAGAAAGACGTGCAATGGCAGTTGCAGTTGAACAAGAAAATAAAGCTAAGATTGAAGAAATGAAAGCTAAGGTTGTTGAATCTGAAAGTAAAATTCCGCTTGCGATTGCAAAGGCGTTTGAAGATGGAAATATTTCAGTTTTAGAATATGAAAAACTTAAAAATATCAAATCAGATACTAAAATGAGAGAATCACTTTCAGAATAG